A part of Nesterenkonia lutea genomic DNA contains:
- a CDS encoding flagellar protein FlgN — MSVNALSTRLWRERELLDLLQFKLEEQQLLLVSGKSRWVGHAAREIETVLEKLREASLSRAVASSWVAAELGMPEDVTLAQLAAAVNEPAWREVLNQHLQALRTSASSITALRDTNSTYLRSAQRAAQESLAALDSEPSGSAEDNGPRLLDTKL; from the coding sequence ATGTCTGTCAACGCGCTCTCAACACGGCTATGGCGTGAACGTGAGCTGCTTGATCTCCTGCAGTTCAAACTCGAGGAGCAGCAGCTGCTCCTCGTCTCCGGGAAGTCCCGGTGGGTCGGTCACGCGGCGCGGGAGATCGAGACGGTATTGGAGAAGCTGCGTGAGGCCTCTCTGAGCCGAGCGGTGGCATCCTCCTGGGTCGCTGCGGAGCTGGGCATGCCGGAGGATGTGACGCTGGCCCAGCTGGCTGCCGCAGTCAACGAACCCGCCTGGCGCGAGGTGCTGAACCAGCACCTGCAGGCTCTGCGCACCTCCGCCTCAAGCATCACGGCACTGCGCGACACCAACTCCACCTACCTGCGTTCAGCTCAGCGCGCGGCGCAGGAGTCCCTCGCCGCGCTGGATTCGGAACCCTCCGGATCCGCCGAGGACAACGGTCCACGGCTTCTCGACACCAAGCTCTGA
- the flgK gene encoding flagellar hook-associated protein FlgK has protein sequence MSTFSGLNTAWTGMTAARRSMETAGQNIANVGVDGYTRQRVETASVGAVSSVGRLSGPVTSGQGVTLTGIARLADAQLDARVRGTAGISGQAEVISAGLESLESSFREPGPNGLSALLSDFWSGWDDVANQPGEQAPAAVVIARGKAVADHLGQLHGELTDQWSAQHRGLSSEVTEVNATAERVAALNGQIRSATAAGGNANELIDQRTQLTTRLAGLTGATVRTQTDGTAEVLIGGTPLVAGTTARSMELSGGSRSQDQEAPRLAWSHRAPGDPSSTVDVQSGVLSGRLAMLATAETDGTGGPLAETLQALDALATDLATRVNSVQAEGRTTAGDSGEPFFAIDPTRPAASLRVLATGAEDLAASAEGAGALDGSNAARLASFGELADGPDALWSQLVISTGTAVRNGAQEAVNASLALVSALQQQQSQAGVSLDEENLALVTHQHAYQGAARVLTAVDEMLDTLINRTGLVGR, from the coding sequence GTGAGCACCTTCAGCGGATTGAACACCGCATGGACGGGAATGACCGCCGCCCGCCGCTCCATGGAGACGGCAGGGCAGAACATCGCCAATGTGGGCGTGGACGGCTACACCCGCCAGCGCGTCGAGACCGCCTCTGTGGGCGCCGTCTCCTCCGTCGGGCGCCTCTCTGGCCCGGTCACCTCGGGGCAGGGGGTCACGCTCACCGGCATCGCTCGACTGGCAGATGCTCAGCTCGACGCCCGCGTGCGAGGCACCGCGGGCATCAGCGGGCAGGCCGAAGTCATCTCTGCCGGTCTGGAATCCTTGGAATCGAGCTTCCGTGAACCAGGCCCCAACGGACTCTCCGCGCTGCTGAGCGATTTCTGGTCCGGATGGGACGATGTCGCCAATCAGCCGGGCGAGCAGGCACCCGCCGCCGTCGTGATCGCCCGTGGGAAGGCTGTGGCGGATCACCTCGGACAGCTGCACGGGGAACTCACCGATCAGTGGAGCGCCCAGCATCGGGGACTGAGCTCCGAGGTGACTGAGGTCAATGCCACGGCCGAGCGCGTCGCGGCCCTGAACGGTCAGATTCGATCCGCCACAGCCGCGGGCGGCAACGCCAACGAGCTCATCGATCAGCGCACACAGCTCACCACCCGGCTCGCAGGGCTGACCGGGGCCACTGTGCGCACCCAGACAGACGGCACCGCCGAGGTGCTCATCGGCGGCACTCCACTGGTGGCTGGGACCACCGCCCGCTCGATGGAGCTCTCCGGGGGCTCCCGATCGCAGGACCAGGAGGCACCCCGGCTTGCATGGTCCCACCGTGCGCCCGGAGACCCCTCCAGCACCGTCGATGTCCAGTCCGGTGTGCTCTCAGGACGGCTCGCCATGCTCGCTACGGCAGAGACCGACGGCACGGGCGGTCCCTTGGCGGAGACTCTGCAGGCTCTCGACGCTCTGGCCACGGACCTGGCGACGCGGGTCAACAGCGTTCAGGCCGAGGGCCGCACCACGGCAGGTGATTCAGGGGAGCCCTTCTTCGCGATCGATCCCACACGGCCGGCTGCCAGCCTTCGCGTGCTAGCGACCGGAGCCGAGGACCTCGCCGCTTCAGCTGAGGGTGCGGGGGCTCTCGACGGTTCCAACGCGGCACGTCTGGCATCCTTCGGGGAACTCGCCGACGGTCCCGATGCGCTGTGGTCACAGCTGGTCATCTCCACCGGCACCGCTGTGCGGAATGGCGCCCAGGAAGCGGTCAACGCCTCCCTGGCGCTCGTCTCGGCGCTTCAGCAGCAACAGTCTCAGGCTGGGGTGTCCCTGGACGAGGAGAACCTGGCGCTGGTGACCCATCAGCATGCCTACCAGGGTGCGGCCCGGGTCCTCACCGCCGTGGACGAGATGCTTGACACCCTGATCAACCGCACCGGCCTGGTCGGACGCTAG
- a CDS encoding flagellin N-terminal helical domain-containing protein has protein sequence MSISRVTHGSTVANAQRNLQTAMHRLATVQDKAATLKEISRPSDDPGAAAEAMAVRGEQRAAEQHSRNVDNASGWLTTADSALSTATNLLHQVRDVVMSGANHGALPQAAREALAVQLDNLHGELLNAANSQYMGRSVFAGTSDAAAAFEADGAFNGVENSTVNRRVGANTSVRVDADGAAAFGEGPTSVFALVTSLAEDLRAGASVGPRLAEVDARLNDVLATQATIGAAHASVLKAENALADQKVTLEARRSGLEDADLAQVALDLQTQELAYRAALASSAKVIQPSLMDYLR, from the coding sequence ATGTCCATCTCACGAGTCACCCACGGCTCCACTGTGGCCAACGCCCAGCGGAACCTGCAGACGGCCATGCACCGGCTGGCCACCGTCCAGGACAAGGCCGCAACCCTCAAGGAGATCTCGCGGCCCAGCGACGATCCGGGTGCCGCGGCTGAGGCCATGGCCGTGCGAGGAGAGCAGCGCGCGGCCGAGCAGCACAGCCGCAATGTGGACAACGCCAGTGGTTGGCTGACCACGGCTGACTCGGCATTGAGCACCGCCACCAATCTGCTGCATCAGGTCCGTGACGTGGTGATGTCCGGCGCGAACCACGGGGCCCTGCCCCAGGCGGCACGTGAGGCCCTGGCCGTGCAGCTGGACAACCTCCACGGGGAACTTCTCAACGCTGCGAACTCGCAATACATGGGGCGCAGCGTCTTCGCCGGCACCTCGGACGCCGCAGCGGCCTTCGAGGCCGACGGCGCCTTCAACGGAGTGGAGAACTCGACGGTGAACCGCCGAGTCGGCGCAAACACCTCTGTCCGAGTCGATGCCGACGGCGCGGCGGCCTTTGGTGAGGGACCCACCAGCGTCTTCGCACTGGTGACGAGCCTCGCCGAGGACCTGCGCGCCGGAGCCTCGGTCGGTCCCCGACTGGCCGAGGTGGATGCGCGGCTCAACGACGTCCTGGCCACACAGGCCACCATCGGCGCAGCTCATGCCTCAGTGCTCAAGGCCGAGAACGCCCTGGCGGATCAGAAGGTGACCCTGGAGGCGCGGCGCTCGGGCCTCGAGGACGCTGACCTCGCACAGGTCGCACTCGATCTGCAGACCCAGGAGCTGGCCTACCGTGCAGCACTGGCATCCTCGGCGAAGGTCATCCAGCCCTCACTGATGGACTACCTGCGATGA
- the fliW gene encoding flagellar assembly protein FliW has protein sequence MSSVHFPASLPGLEPLQDFTLAQVEGSTGLYSLDSAELPEVRLFLLDPAIHLPEYSPRTTGQLGALGDPAAEDVRVLVIVNTSDGAPHVNLLAPVLLDVASSRGAQVILEGQDLPVRAALPQPAATR, from the coding sequence ATGAGCAGCGTGCACTTCCCCGCCTCGCTGCCGGGACTCGAGCCGCTTCAAGACTTCACCCTGGCACAGGTCGAGGGGTCCACGGGACTGTACAGTCTGGACTCCGCCGAGCTGCCCGAGGTGCGGCTGTTCCTGCTCGACCCCGCGATCCACCTGCCGGAGTATTCGCCGCGCACCACGGGTCAGCTGGGCGCCCTCGGTGACCCGGCTGCGGAAGACGTCCGGGTGCTCGTCATCGTCAATACCTCCGACGGCGCCCCTCATGTCAATCTGTTGGCCCCGGTGCTGCTGGATGTGGCCAGCTCCCGCGGCGCCCAGGTGATCCTCGAGGGCCAGGATCTGCCGGTGCGCGCGGCGCTGCCTCAGCCGGCCGCCACGAGGTGA
- a CDS encoding flavin reductase family protein: MASFGSLRRLGSAPPSSSGSQSTSAELRAEDIFASYPSAIAALCAQTVEGPVGFVVTSFAAGISFDPPMAVFSAQSSSRTWQTLRRAPILGVSVLGHDQQQTCHQLASRTRDRFETLNYSVTGAGAVLLADSPLHLECEVISETPAGDHHVVLLKVLGAQVDSAASPLVYRSRGFHHLVAAG; this comes from the coding sequence ATGGCCAGCTTCGGCAGCCTCAGGCGCCTGGGCTCGGCACCGCCATCGAGCTCCGGCTCGCAGTCCACATCTGCCGAGCTGCGGGCGGAGGACATCTTCGCCTCCTACCCATCCGCCATCGCGGCGCTGTGCGCACAGACGGTGGAGGGTCCGGTGGGATTCGTGGTGACGTCCTTCGCCGCTGGGATCTCCTTCGACCCGCCCATGGCCGTCTTTTCGGCGCAGAGCTCTTCACGCACCTGGCAGACCCTTCGACGTGCACCGATCCTTGGAGTCTCAGTGCTGGGGCACGACCAGCAGCAGACATGCCACCAGCTCGCCTCCAGGACCAGGGACCGCTTCGAGACGCTGAACTACAGCGTCACCGGCGCCGGTGCCGTGCTGCTGGCGGACTCCCCGCTGCATCTGGAGTGTGAGGTGATCAGTGAGACCCCGGCCGGAGACCATCATGTGGTGCTGCTGAAGGTCCTCGGGGCGCAGGTGGACTCAGCGGCTTCTCCGCTGGTCTACCGGTCGAGGGGCTTCCATCACCTCGTGGCGGCCGGCTGA
- a CDS encoding GMC family oxidoreductase, with protein sequence MSQPPASSGAVHAEYDIIIAGAGSAGCVLARRLAEDRELSVLLIEAGGPEEHLAEVREARDWATQLGGPLDWQEVYAPSESVGGRSIPIPRGRVVGGSSSINAMLWYRGHPDDYDAWEAAGATGWNYGSLLPYFKRSEDWMGGESDTRGAGGPMRIEVSPDPHPVAESLLSGAEELGLPVIGDANGISNEGACLANFNATTQDGTLQRWSAARGYLRPAAAWPNLTVHTDAEVTELTFESGRCTGLVVHHDGSRRTLRASRGVVLTLGALGTPRLLMRSGIGPADQLAAVGTTPLLDLPGVGENFQDHPLLMGMNFRLREPRGPLRDNGGGAMLNWRSSVADHRPDLHAFVVQGVHAGPGVASRYGVEHADERICAISPGLMRSQSIGQLRLLSAGGDLEIQPNYLAEPADMTALIEGIDTVLELAQTQGYRQLIEGPVSPSQRLSRREAEQFVRLSCDTFFHCCGSAKMGTDAMAVVDPRLMVHGTERLWVADASVIPVIPTCNIQAPVIAVAERAAVLIHEELAR encoded by the coding sequence ATGAGCCAGCCCCCAGCCTCATCGGGCGCTGTACACGCTGAATACGACATCATCATCGCTGGAGCCGGTTCAGCTGGATGCGTGCTCGCCCGACGTCTGGCTGAAGACCGGGAGCTCTCGGTGCTGCTTATCGAAGCAGGCGGGCCGGAGGAGCACCTCGCCGAGGTGCGTGAGGCGCGGGACTGGGCCACGCAGCTGGGCGGCCCGCTCGACTGGCAGGAGGTCTACGCGCCCAGTGAGTCCGTGGGGGGACGGAGCATCCCCATCCCGCGCGGACGAGTGGTGGGAGGCTCCTCCTCCATCAACGCCATGCTCTGGTACCGCGGTCACCCTGACGACTACGACGCATGGGAGGCTGCAGGGGCCACCGGCTGGAACTACGGGTCCCTGCTGCCCTACTTCAAGCGTTCGGAAGACTGGATGGGAGGCGAGTCCGACACCAGGGGAGCCGGCGGTCCCATGAGGATCGAGGTCTCTCCCGACCCTCACCCGGTGGCCGAATCACTGCTCAGCGGAGCTGAAGAGCTCGGACTCCCCGTCATTGGGGACGCCAACGGCATCAGCAATGAAGGCGCCTGCCTGGCGAATTTCAACGCGACCACGCAGGACGGAACGCTCCAGCGCTGGAGCGCCGCACGGGGATATCTGCGACCAGCTGCCGCCTGGCCGAACCTGACTGTGCACACCGACGCCGAGGTCACTGAGCTGACGTTCGAGTCCGGGCGGTGCACCGGCCTGGTGGTCCACCACGACGGGTCCCGCCGCACCCTGCGCGCCTCCCGCGGGGTCGTGCTGACGCTGGGAGCGCTGGGCACCCCGCGGCTGCTCATGCGGTCGGGGATCGGACCCGCAGACCAGCTCGCCGCCGTCGGGACGACGCCGCTGCTGGACCTGCCCGGGGTGGGTGAGAACTTTCAGGATCATCCTCTGCTGATGGGGATGAACTTCCGACTCAGAGAACCGCGCGGGCCGTTGCGCGACAACGGAGGCGGGGCGATGCTGAACTGGCGCTCCTCCGTGGCAGACCACCGCCCCGATCTGCATGCCTTCGTGGTCCAGGGCGTGCATGCCGGACCCGGCGTCGCCTCACGCTACGGCGTGGAGCACGCCGACGAGAGGATCTGCGCCATCTCTCCAGGACTCATGCGAAGCCAGAGCATCGGTCAGCTGAGACTCCTCTCGGCCGGAGGCGATTTGGAGATCCAGCCGAATTATCTGGCAGAGCCTGCTGATATGACGGCTCTCATCGAAGGGATCGACACTGTGCTCGAGCTTGCTCAGACCCAGGGGTACCGCCAGCTGATCGAAGGACCGGTCTCTCCCTCCCAGCGGCTCTCCCGCCGAGAGGCCGAGCAGTTCGTCCGGCTCTCCTGCGACACGTTCTTCCACTGCTGTGGAAGCGCCAAGATGGGAACCGACGCCATGGCAGTCGTGGATCCGCGTCTGATGGTGCATGGAACAGAGCGCCTTTGGGTGGCCGACGCCTCGGTCATTCCGGTGATTCCGACCTGCAACATTCAGGCACCGGTGATAGCGGTGGCGGAACGGGCGGCCGTCCTCATCCACGAAGAACTGGCTCGCTGA
- a CDS encoding thiamine pyrophosphate-dependent enzyme produces MMKRYECMERLGAQLAEELVILSLGGAVDEWYNAAPHMREGSLFQQQLGCVTGEALGLAIGLPHRRIVSLDTDGGLLFNLGILATLGNESPENLFVVVWDNESYQSIGGPKTHTASGRVNLAEIARGCGIEKAFVVDDLEDFERHCRAGLAAREPYVVVAKTDGILQPGISRKHSDGREDKYTFVRHVEKTEGISIMGPSEHN; encoded by the coding sequence ATGATGAAGCGATACGAATGCATGGAACGGCTCGGGGCGCAGCTTGCCGAGGAACTGGTCATCCTCTCCCTGGGCGGAGCGGTGGACGAGTGGTACAACGCAGCACCGCATATGCGTGAAGGGTCCCTCTTCCAGCAGCAGCTGGGCTGTGTCACCGGGGAGGCGCTGGGCCTGGCCATCGGACTGCCCCACCGTCGGATCGTGTCTTTGGACACCGATGGTGGGCTGCTCTTCAACCTGGGCATCCTTGCCACTTTGGGCAACGAAAGCCCGGAGAACCTCTTCGTGGTGGTCTGGGACAACGAGAGCTACCAGTCCATCGGTGGGCCCAAGACGCACACTGCCTCCGGGAGGGTGAACCTCGCGGAGATCGCCCGAGGATGTGGGATCGAGAAGGCCTTCGTCGTCGACGATCTCGAAGACTTTGAACGCCACTGCCGTGCAGGACTGGCCGCTCGGGAGCCCTACGTCGTCGTCGCGAAGACTGATGGGATCCTCCAGCCGGGCATCAGCCGCAAGCACTCCGACGGCAGGGAGGACAAGTACACCTTCGTCCGCCATGTGGAGAAGACCGAGGGCATCAGCATCATGGGCCCCAGTGAGCACAACTGA
- a CDS encoding thiamine pyrophosphate-binding protein: MKQEAVDAVITGLKQAGVEVVCYLPDSLLKELYPALDADPDIRTVQVTNEGEGAAICGGVFLSGRRAALIMENSGLRASVEHLARLGLGAGIPVIMIMSHRGDLGENNWWAIPHGITMEPILDALRTPYRIVKQTQEITQAIEDSYTWSYSAYHHSAVVLSGGIVR; encoded by the coding sequence ATGAAACAGGAAGCGGTCGACGCCGTGATCACCGGTCTCAAACAGGCTGGCGTGGAGGTGGTGTGCTACCTCCCTGACTCGCTGCTCAAGGAGCTCTACCCCGCCCTCGACGCCGACCCGGACATCCGCACCGTCCAGGTCACCAACGAAGGAGAGGGAGCGGCCATCTGCGGCGGCGTCTTCCTCTCCGGCAGACGCGCAGCACTGATCATGGAGAACTCGGGCCTGCGCGCGTCGGTGGAGCATCTGGCCCGCCTCGGTCTTGGCGCTGGCATCCCGGTCATCATGATCATGAGCCACCGTGGAGATCTCGGCGAGAACAACTGGTGGGCGATCCCCCACGGGATCACCATGGAACCCATCCTCGACGCGCTGCGCACCCCGTACCGGATCGTGAAGCAGACCCAGGAGATCACCCAGGCGATCGAGGACAGCTACACCTGGTCCTATAGCGCCTACCACCACTCCGCCGTCGTGCTCTCAGGAGGGATCGTCCGATGA
- a CDS encoding NtaA/DmoA family FMN-dependent monooxygenase (This protein belongs to a clade of FMN-dependent monooxygenases, within a broader family of flavin-dependent oxidoreductases, the luciferase-like monooxygenase (LMM) family, some of whose members use coenzyme F420 rather than FMN.), which produces MKHISLGVFEMLNPNNGLPTWTHPDAKANSWDQMEYWVRTAKLLDEAGFDFLFFADTYGFPTIEGTVPEEVIRHGIQFPGLDPMLLISALASQTSRLGFVVTSPTTVEHPYATARRFASLDHYTAGRIGWNVVTGSSQTTTDRLFGLDDQQTSHDERYARAEEFLQVCSALWETSWEDDAETRDPEMGTYADPEKVHDVAHDGVHYRCHGPFAVSPGPQRTPVLFQAGTSSRGRAFAAAHAEAVFIQGQNAPQAAKQVASIRETARASGRAPESVKIISGMTVVLGTSHHEAQVRREELEDLYAPADAAVVFAGMTGIDLRRLERTAPVTEAVAAGLDSQQGQTLIDRYVKPGSPVPTIGEVLDRFRLQALRGFQLTGTADEVAQRIQDLVETTDIDGFMLEPTFGDSDVFAEFAQTVVPLLRQRELMPPIPAPESPVATLRERVTGSGPRRSSHHPSRESGQG; this is translated from the coding sequence ATGAAACACATCAGCCTGGGCGTCTTCGAGATGCTCAACCCGAACAACGGACTCCCCACCTGGACCCATCCTGACGCCAAGGCGAACAGCTGGGATCAGATGGAGTACTGGGTCCGGACCGCGAAGCTGCTCGACGAGGCGGGCTTCGACTTCCTGTTCTTCGCCGACACGTATGGCTTTCCGACCATCGAGGGGACTGTGCCGGAGGAGGTCATCCGACACGGCATTCAGTTTCCGGGCCTCGATCCGATGCTGCTCATCAGCGCGCTGGCAAGCCAGACGTCCCGGCTGGGCTTCGTCGTGACCTCGCCGACCACAGTGGAGCACCCCTACGCGACGGCACGACGCTTCGCCTCGCTGGACCACTACACCGCTGGGCGCATCGGCTGGAATGTGGTGACCGGCAGCTCGCAGACGACCACCGACCGGCTCTTCGGACTCGATGACCAGCAGACCAGCCATGACGAGCGCTACGCCCGGGCGGAGGAGTTCCTCCAGGTCTGCTCGGCGCTCTGGGAGACCAGCTGGGAGGACGACGCGGAGACGCGGGACCCTGAGATGGGAACCTACGCGGACCCGGAGAAGGTTCACGACGTGGCCCATGATGGCGTCCATTACCGCTGCCACGGCCCCTTCGCCGTCTCCCCGGGACCCCAGCGCACGCCGGTCCTCTTCCAGGCCGGCACGTCATCACGGGGTCGCGCCTTCGCCGCCGCACACGCCGAGGCGGTCTTCATTCAGGGCCAGAATGCGCCTCAGGCAGCGAAACAGGTCGCCTCGATTCGTGAGACGGCGCGAGCATCCGGACGTGCGCCGGAATCGGTCAAGATCATCTCCGGCATGACAGTTGTCCTCGGAACCTCCCACCATGAGGCGCAGGTGCGCCGGGAGGAGCTGGAGGATCTCTACGCCCCGGCTGATGCGGCAGTTGTCTTCGCGGGGATGACCGGCATTGATCTGCGTCGCTTGGAGCGCACCGCGCCGGTCACCGAGGCCGTGGCGGCGGGGCTCGACTCGCAGCAGGGCCAGACGCTGATCGACCGCTATGTGAAGCCAGGATCTCCGGTGCCCACCATCGGCGAGGTCCTCGATCGCTTCCGGCTGCAGGCGCTGCGTGGATTCCAGCTCACCGGCACGGCGGACGAGGTGGCTCAACGGATCCAGGACCTGGTGGAGACCACCGACATCGACGGCTTCATGCTGGAGCCCACCTTCGGTGACTCGGACGTCTTCGCTGAATTCGCCCAGACGGTGGTGCCGCTGCTGCGGCAGCGCGAGCTCATGCCACCGATCCCTGCGCCGGAGAGCCCTGTGGCGACCCTTCGCGAACGCGTCACCGGCTCCGGCCCCCGACGCTCCAGCCACCACCCTTCGAGAGAATCAGGTCAAGGATGA
- a CDS encoding aldehyde dehydrogenase family protein codes for MTRTADTLAGLSFNPVEPSQTAAARFLARGPLGLLIGGRWTAAADGDEFSTVDPATGRTLAMVPRAGVQDAEAAVAAARIALESDPWAGNTPEERSRLLWRIADLLEANLDELAALESLDQGKVLATAKFGEIPAAIAQFRYYAAAARALEGTTVPTSLRRQGPERQVFAYTVREPIGVVAAVVPWNSPLLMAAMKLAPALAAGCTVVLKPAENTPLTALRLGELLVEAGTPAGVVNILTGFGQEVGAALATHAGVDKITFTGSTAVGKQLVGDARSNLKRLTLELGGKSPAIIMGDADVTRAAAGVSRGIFDNGGQVCVASSRIYAQRGVYEQVLAAMAEKAESLSLGHGMDPRAELGPLVSRAQADRVQAYVSSGRAEGAEVLAGGVQGGAEGTFFQPTVVSGVAEDSPLMREEIFGPVAVVTPFDDPEQVIEWANDSRYGLAASVWTEGLSNAHRMAAQIKAGTVWINCHSYFSPELPKGGHKESGWGYENGALGLSNYLESKTVCAVI; via the coding sequence ATGACACGGACCGCAGACACTCTGGCTGGCCTCTCTTTCAACCCGGTGGAGCCGAGCCAGACCGCCGCTGCACGGTTCCTCGCCCGCGGTCCGCTGGGGCTGCTGATCGGCGGCAGGTGGACCGCCGCCGCGGACGGCGACGAGTTCTCCACCGTGGATCCGGCGACCGGCCGGACGCTGGCGATGGTGCCGCGGGCAGGCGTCCAGGACGCCGAAGCTGCCGTCGCCGCCGCGAGGATCGCGCTCGAGTCAGACCCCTGGGCCGGAAACACCCCGGAGGAACGGTCACGGCTGCTCTGGCGGATCGCGGATCTGCTGGAAGCCAACCTGGATGAGCTCGCCGCCCTGGAGTCGCTCGACCAGGGCAAGGTCCTCGCCACGGCGAAGTTCGGTGAGATTCCAGCAGCCATCGCACAGTTCAGGTACTACGCCGCGGCGGCCAGAGCCCTGGAGGGCACCACTGTTCCCACCTCCCTGCGGCGGCAGGGCCCGGAGAGGCAGGTCTTCGCCTATACGGTCCGCGAACCCATCGGGGTCGTCGCCGCGGTCGTCCCCTGGAACAGTCCACTGCTGATGGCGGCCATGAAACTGGCCCCGGCCCTCGCCGCCGGCTGCACTGTGGTGCTCAAACCTGCCGAGAACACACCGCTGACCGCGCTGCGCCTGGGTGAGCTGTTGGTCGAGGCGGGGACGCCCGCCGGAGTCGTCAACATCCTCACCGGCTTCGGCCAGGAGGTCGGAGCCGCGCTGGCGACTCACGCCGGCGTCGACAAGATCACCTTCACCGGCTCCACCGCGGTGGGCAAGCAGCTGGTGGGCGACGCCCGCAGCAACCTGAAGCGCCTGACTCTGGAGCTCGGCGGCAAGTCACCGGCCATCATCATGGGCGACGCCGATGTCACGCGAGCCGCCGCCGGAGTATCCCGTGGAATCTTCGACAACGGCGGCCAGGTCTGCGTGGCCAGCTCACGGATCTACGCCCAGCGCGGCGTCTACGAGCAGGTGCTCGCAGCCATGGCCGAGAAGGCCGAGTCGCTGAGCCTCGGCCACGGGATGGACCCCCGCGCCGAGCTCGGCCCCCTGGTCAGCCGCGCCCAGGCGGACCGGGTGCAGGCCTATGTGTCCTCTGGAAGGGCTGAGGGTGCGGAGGTGCTCGCCGGGGGAGTCCAGGGAGGAGCAGAGGGGACCTTCTTCCAACCCACGGTGGTCAGCGGAGTCGCCGAGGATTCACCGCTGATGCGCGAGGAGATCTTCGGTCCCGTCGCTGTGGTGACCCCGTTTGATGATCCGGAGCAGGTCATCGAATGGGCCAACGACTCACGCTATGGACTGGCGGCCAGCGTCTGGACAGAGGGCCTCTCGAACGCGCACCGGATGGCGGCACAGATCAAGGCGGGGACCGTCTGGATCAACTGCCATTCCTATTTCTCTCCCGAGCTGCCCAAGGGCGGACATAAGGAATCCGGTTGGGGCTACGAGAACGGCGCCCTCGGCCTGTCCAACTATCTGGAGTCCAAGACCGTCTGTGCAGTGATCTGA
- a CDS encoding ABC transporter substrate-binding protein has translation MHTRTRSHRHSLTGLAALGVLLLTSCSGDDAAAEGAESDSDQPSFGALEIPLSWVKTWEFAGMYFAEDGGYYEEAGFESVNLISGGPSATPAATQLVTGDNLAAMSNPIDTASLIEAEGENAPVKIIGSVFQQNAFSIFSLAENPAETPEDLEGMTVGVAPGNEPAFYAFLEVNDISQDDVDVVSIQGDAGGLLTGEFDASIGFATNQATALELEGAEVVNMMLADHGLPFAAGSIVTTEENIEENREELKAFLEATVRGWQDALNDPEAGVEMTVEDHGADQGLDPEHQQLTAERQMELMTNEWTEENGLLTMSDDAVQDTLEAVKTVGYELPDDIFDMTLINEVYEENPDLIEY, from the coding sequence ATGCACACACGTACCCGTTCCCACCGACACAGCCTCACCGGTCTGGCCGCCCTGGGCGTCCTGCTGCTGACCTCCTGCTCCGGAGACGATGCTGCAGCGGAGGGCGCAGAGTCAGACTCCGACCAGCCAAGCTTCGGAGCGCTGGAGATCCCCCTCTCCTGGGTCAAGACCTGGGAATTCGCCGGCATGTACTTCGCTGAGGACGGCGGATACTACGAGGAGGCGGGCTTCGAGTCCGTCAACCTCATCTCGGGCGGCCCATCCGCCACCCCTGCCGCCACCCAGCTGGTCACCGGCGACAACCTGGCGGCAATGTCCAACCCCATCGACACGGCCTCCCTCATCGAGGCGGAGGGTGAGAACGCTCCGGTGAAGATCATCGGCTCCGTCTTCCAGCAGAATGCCTTCTCGATCTTCTCCCTGGCAGAGAACCCGGCAGAGACGCCCGAGGATCTGGAAGGAATGACCGTCGGCGTCGCTCCGGGCAACGAGCCGGCCTTCTACGCCTTCCTCGAGGTCAACGACATCAGCCAGGACGACGTGGACGTCGTCTCCATCCAGGGAGACGCCGGAGGTCTGCTCACCGGAGAGTTTGATGCCTCGATCGGTTTCGCCACGAACCAGGCCACCGCACTGGAGCTCGAGGGCGCCGAAGTCGTGAACATGATGCTCGCCGACCACGGTCTTCCCTTCGCCGCCGGCTCGATCGTCACGACAGAGGAGAACATCGAGGAGAACCGTGAGGAGCTGAAGGCGTTCCTGGAGGCCACCGTCCGCGGCTGGCAGGACGCGCTGAACGACCCCGAGGCCGGGGTCGAGATGACGGTGGAGGACCATGGCGCCGACCAGGGGCTGGACCCCGAGCACCAGCAGCTCACCGCGGAACGACAGATGGAGCTCATGACCAACGAATGGACCGAGGAGAACGGCCTGCTCACCATGAGCGACGACGCCGTCCAGGACACACTGGAGGCCGTGAAGACCGTGGGCTACGAGCTTCCTGATGACATCTTCGACATGACGCTGATCAACGAGGTCTACGAGGAGAACCCCGACCTCATCGAATACTGA